The Halichoerus grypus chromosome 9, mHalGry1.hap1.1, whole genome shotgun sequence genomic sequence GTCTCAGTCTCTCATACATGACAGCCAGGTGTTCCTCCATACTCGGATCTCCTGGTGGAGTGGCAGGGGAAGGGCGGCAGGTCCCAGGGGCTTGGAAAGGTATCAAAGCCCCAGGACAGGGGCAGGGAGGTCCCTCAAATAGGCTCCTAAGCCCATCCAAGCAGCCGCTATGCATCTCAGGtcctggcccctcctccccctttcctggAGGGAGAACCACCCATGGTGAGCTGAGGGCCTGGATCTGAGGGAGAGGTAGTGGGGGAGCTCGAGGCAGCAGCcagatgggtgggggtgggggagaccagAGAAGGTAAGATGGAGAAGTGGTTGTTGTGGAGGGGGGCCAAAGGGGTGGGAATGGTAGAGCCCGTGGAGAAAGCTGGTCCTAAGGaggaagaataaaagggaaaaatataagaaTCTAGCTGCCTGATGCCCCCTCATCTAAACTCTGTTCATTAATACACTTCCAGTCCCACCTGCTCCTCCTGACAGGCGGAAAATGGGATTAATTCATCTCCATCTCTACTGAAAACAAGAGGAAACAGGTACAAGTACTTCCCCAAAAACGTTagtaaatacatttacatttgtttAAGATCCCAACACTGTTTAGGGGCAGTTACACCTCTCTTACAGAAAGAATcctaatattttgaaaaatgaacaaaggaacgGAGCAACAGATTTTAGTGTACTGTGGATGAAATGATGTAGCCCTTAACAAAACTCCACCATTGATAAGTGTGTGATAGAAAAAAACATCCAACTGTAAGTAGAAGACATTTCTCCTAGCTCTGATTACATTGTGACACCTTGGGCACTCTCATTCCCTATGCCTATCTCATAAATGTCCTCTTATAAACGAGGACG encodes the following:
- the C9H6orf136 gene encoding uncharacterized protein C6orf136 homolog isoform X1; this encodes MYLLTFLGKYLYLFPLVFSRDGDELIPFSACQEEQDQLSPRALPFPPLWPPSTTTTSPSYLLWSPPPPPIWLLPRAPPLPLPQIQALSSPWVVLPPGKGEEGPGPEMHSGCLDGLRSLFEGPPCPCPGALIPFQAPGTCRPSPATPPGDPSMEEHLAVMYERLRQELPNLFLHSHDYTLYSSDVEFINEILNIRTKGRTWYILSLTLCRFLAWNYFAQLRLEVLQLTRHPENWTLQARWRLVGLPIHMLFLRFYKRDKEELYRTYDAYSTFYLNSSGLICRHRLDKLMPSHSAPTPVKKLLVGALVALGLSEPEPNLHLCSKT